A genomic segment from Nicotiana sylvestris chromosome 1, ASM39365v2, whole genome shotgun sequence encodes:
- the LOC104216802 gene encoding low affinity inorganic phosphate transporter 1, with amino-acid sequence MAKDQLQVLNALDVAKTQLYHFTAIVIAGMGFFTDAYDLFCISLVTKLLGRIYYHHDGAPKPGTLPPNVSAAVNGVAFCGTLAGQLFFGWLGDKMGRKRVYGMTLMMMVICSIASGLSFGHTPKSVMTTLCFFRFWLGFGIGGDYPLSATIMSEYANKKTRGAFIAAVFAMQGFGILAGGMVAIIVSAAFKGAFPAQTYQADPLGSTVSQADFVWRIILMFGAIPAAMTYYWRMKMPETARYTALVAKNLKQAANDMSKVLQVDIEEEQEKVENVSQNTRNEFGLFSKEFLRRHGLHLLGTASTWFLLDIAFYSQNLFQKDIFSAIGWIPPAQTMNALEEVYKIARAQTLIALCSTVPGYWFTVFFIDKIGRFAIQLMGFFFMTVFMFALAIPYHHWTLKDNRIGFVIMYSLTFFFANFGPNATTFVVPAEIFPARLRSTCHGISAAAGKAGAMIGAFGFLYAAQPTDRKKADAGYPAGIGVRNSLIVLGCVNFLGMVFTFLVPESKGKSLEEMSRENEGEEESGTEMKNSGRTVPV; translated from the coding sequence ATGGCTAAAGATCAATTGCAAGTGCTAAATGCACTAGATGTAGCAAAAACACAATTGTATCACTTTACAGCAATTGTTATTGCTGGTATGGGCTTCTTTACTGATGCTTATGATCTTTTCTGCATTTCTTTGGTCACAAAATTGCTTGGCCGGATTTACTACCACCACGACGGGGCACCGAAACCTGGAACTCTCCCTCCTAATGTCTCGGCTGCTGTAAATGGAGTCGCATTCTGTGGGACCCTTGCTGGACAACTGTTTTTCGGGTGGCTCGGAGATAAGATGGGAAGAAAAAGAGTTTATGGAATGACTCTTATGATGATGGTTATTTGTTCAATAGCCTCAGGGCTCTCTTTTGGTCATACACCAAAAAGTGTTATGACTACACTTTGTTTCTTCAGGTTTTGGTTAGGCTTTGGCATTGGTGGTGATTATCCTCTTTCTGCTACTATCATGTCCGAGTATGCTAACAAAAAGACGCGTGGCGCGTTCATTGCTGCTGTTTTTGCAATGCAAGGTTTTGGAATTTTGGCTGGTGGAATGGTAGCAATCATTGTTTCTGCTGCATTTAAGGGCGCGTTTCCTGCACAAACATATCAGGCTGACCCTCTTGGTTCAACAGTCTCTCAGGCTGATTTCGTGTGGCGCATAATTCTAATGTTTGGTGCAATCCCAGCTGCAATGACTTATTACTGGCGTATGAAGATGCCTGAAACTGCTCGTTATACTGCATTGGTGGCCAAGAACTTAAAACAGGCAGCTAACGACATGTCTAAAGTGTTGCAAGTCGATATTGAAGAAGAGCAAGAGAAAGTTGAGAATGTTTCTCAAAACACTAGGAATGAGTTTGGTTTGTTTTCTAAGGAGTTCCTCCGTCGCCATGGACTTCACTTACTTGGAACTGCTAGTACATGGTTCTTGTTGGACATTGCTTTCTACAGTCAAAACCTTTTCCAAAAGGACATTTTCAGCGCAATTGGATGGATTCCTCCAGCGCAAACCATGAATGCGTTGGAGGAAGTTTACAAAATTGCAAGGGCGCAAACTCTTATCGCCCTTTGCAGTACTGTTCCTGGTTACTGGTTCACAGTATTCTTCATCGACAAAATAGGTCGATTTGCAATTCAGTTAATGGGATTCTTCTTCATGACAGTATTCATGTTTGCCTTAGCCATTCCATATCATCATTGGACTCTAAAGGATAACAGAATCGGGTTCGTGATCATGTACTCACTTACCTTTTTCTTCGCGAATTTTGGTCCAAACGCCACAACATTTGTTGTCCCCGCGGAGATTTTCCCAGCCAGGCTTAGGTCAACATGCCATGGAATATCAGCAGCAGCTGGAAAAGCAGGAGCAATGATTGGTGCATTCGGATTCTTGTACGCTGCTCAGCCAACAGATCGAAAAAAGGCTGATGCCGGTTACCCTGCTGGAATTGGTGTGAGAAATTCACTGATTGTCTTAGGTTGTGTTAACTTCTTAGGAATGGTGTTCACATTTTTGGTGCCAGAATCCAAAGGAAAATCATTGGAAGAAATGTCAAGGGAAAATGAAGGGGAAGAGGAAAGTGGAACAGAAATGAAGAATAGTGGAAGGACAGTTCCTGTTTAA